One window of Gloeothece citriformis PCC 7424 genomic DNA carries:
- a CDS encoding DUF2949 domain-containing protein, whose product MESNLILNQFYEFLQEDLFLSTDELAVVRNQQHSVTSVTNLPMLLWQYGLVSLEQLQRVLDWLDHQTLLNVIS is encoded by the coding sequence ATGGAATCCAATTTAATTCTGAATCAATTCTACGAATTTTTGCAGGAAGATTTATTTCTCTCCACAGATGAACTTGCCGTTGTGCGAAATCAGCAGCATTCTGTAACATCTGTTACCAATTTACCGATGCTTCTTTGGCAGTATGGATTAGTATCCCTCGAACAACTTCAACGAGTTTTAGATTGGCTTGATCATCAAACTTTGCTCAATGTTATTTCATAA
- the nifU gene encoding Fe-S cluster assembly protein NifU → MWEYTDKVMEFFYNPRNQGVITEKKEGEKVVTGEVGSIACGDALRLHLKVDEVTSVILDARFQTFGCASAIASSSALTELLKGKTIDEALRLTNREIAEYLGGLPEEKMHCSVMGQEALEAAIFTYKGIPLESHEDDEGTLVCKCFGITDSRIRRIIIENDLTTVEQVTNYVKAGGGCSSCLPAIDDILAEVAQEKAKAVEVATEVVTASSGFGQLTNLKKIQLIEQVLEKEVRPILKADGGNVELYDVEGHRIKVVLKGACGSCAGSTATLKHAIEDKLRELIDSTLVVEAV, encoded by the coding sequence ATGTGGGAATATACAGATAAGGTAATGGAATTCTTCTACAATCCCCGAAACCAAGGGGTGATTACAGAGAAGAAAGAAGGTGAAAAAGTTGTAACTGGAGAAGTAGGTAGTATAGCTTGTGGAGACGCGCTCCGGTTACACTTAAAGGTTGATGAAGTCACATCCGTTATATTAGATGCTCGTTTTCAAACATTTGGTTGTGCTTCTGCGATCGCTTCTTCTTCTGCCTTAACGGAATTACTCAAAGGCAAAACTATAGATGAGGCACTAAGGTTGACCAATAGAGAGATAGCCGAATATCTAGGGGGTTTACCCGAAGAAAAAATGCACTGTTCGGTAATGGGACAGGAAGCATTAGAGGCAGCAATCTTTACCTATAAAGGCATTCCCTTAGAAAGCCATGAAGATGATGAAGGAACCTTGGTTTGTAAATGCTTTGGGATTACCGATAGCCGAATTCGTCGCATCATCATCGAGAACGATCTTACCACTGTGGAACAAGTCACAAACTATGTTAAAGCAGGGGGTGGATGCAGTTCTTGTCTACCAGCTATCGACGATATTCTGGCAGAAGTTGCCCAAGAGAAGGCAAAGGCAGTGGAGGTGGCAACAGAAGTTGTTACAGCATCCTCTGGTTTCGGGCAGTTGACGAATCTGAAAAAAATCCAACTGATTGAGCAAGTATTAGAAAAAGAGGTCAGACCCATACTCAAAGCAGATGGGGGAAATGTAGAACTCTATGACGTAGAAGGACACCGAATTAAAGTCGTTCTTAAAGGAGCGTGTGGTTCATGTGCGGGAAGTACCGCAACCCTAAAACACGCCATTGAAGACAAACTCAGAGAATTAATTGATTCAACCTTAGTCGTTGAAGCTGTTTAA
- a CDS encoding nitrogen fixation protein NifZ, whose amino-acid sequence MGLYNPGEIEINDPPVYEIEQKVRIRKVLRNDGTFPGKEIGQVLAKKGDIGYVVSIGTYLQSYYIYAVHILERGVVVGCRYKEIETVE is encoded by the coding sequence ATGGGATTGTATAACCCCGGCGAAATAGAGATTAATGACCCCCCTGTTTATGAAATCGAGCAAAAAGTACGGATTCGTAAAGTTTTACGGAATGATGGCACGTTTCCCGGCAAAGAGATTGGACAAGTCTTAGCCAAAAAAGGAGATATCGGCTACGTGGTCAGTATTGGGACTTATTTGCAAAGTTACTACATTTATGCCGTCCATATCTTAGAACGGGGTGTCGTCGTTGGTTGTCGCTACAAAGAAATAGAAACTGTTGAATAA
- a CDS encoding DUF362 domain-containing protein, producing the protein MSYTITHQCIGCDRCLVQCPTGAIEKVNDVLVIDSTLCNDCLGYYGTAQCASICPTNGGCVKSDSLREELNPIEASTTGNLPNYWDSWFIRYNYLVNRLKTNQRTQYWQDWFDTYSSKLTSLLSQPMI; encoded by the coding sequence ATGAGTTACACCATCACCCATCAGTGCATAGGCTGCGATCGCTGCTTAGTCCAATGTCCTACCGGTGCTATCGAAAAAGTTAACGATGTCCTAGTCATTGACTCTACTCTTTGTAATGATTGTTTAGGGTATTATGGAACGGCTCAATGTGCCTCAATTTGTCCCACCAATGGAGGCTGTGTCAAAAGTGACTCTCTTAGAGAGGAGCTTAATCCCATTGAAGCATCAACAACAGGCAATCTCCCTAATTATTGGGATAGCTGGTTTATTCGCTATAACTACCTGGTAAACCGGCTGAAAACTAACCAGAGAACTCAATATTGGCAAGATTGGTTTGATACTTATTCTTCTAAATTAACCAGTCTTCTATCTCAACCCATGATTTAA
- the nifS gene encoding cysteine desulfurase NifS — protein sequence MRDCIYLDNNATTKVDEEVLEAMLPYLTQYYGNPSSMHTFGGQVAKAVKTAREQVASLLGALDSEIVWTSCGTEGDNAAIRAALAAQPNKRHIITTAVEHPAVLNLCKLLEKQGYSVTYLSVNGEGLVDLAELEASITGNTALVSVMYANNETGVLFPIERIGSLAKERGALFHVDAVQAVGKISLDMKTSTIDLLTLSGHKIHAPKGIGALYVRKGTLFRPFMIGGHQERGRRAGTENVPGIVALGKAAALAESHLGNVGREQQLRDYLEQTILAIIPDTVVNGHPLQRLPNTSNIGFKYIEGEAILLSLDKHGICASSGSACTSGSLEPSHVLRSMGLPYSVLHGSIRFSLSRYTTQGEIDRVLEVLPTIIDRLRALSPFSSDNAQWLLEQEKALLVNS from the coding sequence ATGAGAGACTGTATTTATCTCGATAATAATGCCACAACAAAGGTGGATGAGGAAGTGTTAGAGGCTATGTTGCCCTACCTGACTCAATATTACGGCAACCCATCCAGTATGCACACTTTCGGCGGACAAGTCGCTAAGGCCGTTAAAACCGCAAGAGAACAGGTTGCTTCTTTATTAGGGGCCTTAGATTCAGAAATTGTCTGGACGAGTTGTGGAACAGAAGGAGATAATGCAGCCATTCGCGCCGCGCTAGCCGCACAACCCAATAAACGACATATTATTACAACGGCGGTCGAACATCCGGCTGTCCTCAATTTATGTAAACTGCTGGAAAAGCAGGGCTATAGCGTTACGTATCTATCGGTTAATGGAGAAGGATTAGTTGATCTAGCGGAATTGGAAGCCTCCATCACGGGTAATACCGCCCTAGTTTCCGTCATGTATGCCAACAACGAAACCGGTGTTCTGTTTCCCATAGAACGCATTGGTTCTCTCGCTAAGGAACGGGGGGCACTCTTCCATGTAGATGCCGTACAAGCAGTGGGAAAAATTTCTCTGGATATGAAAACCAGCACGATCGATCTTCTCACTCTGAGCGGTCATAAAATCCATGCTCCTAAAGGAATTGGGGCGTTATATGTGCGAAAAGGAACACTGTTCCGTCCCTTTATGATTGGTGGACACCAAGAACGAGGCCGCCGGGCTGGAACCGAAAATGTGCCGGGTATTGTGGCTTTGGGAAAAGCTGCCGCTCTTGCCGAGTCTCATTTAGGCAATGTGGGACGAGAACAACAATTACGGGACTATCTCGAACAAACTATCCTGGCGATTATTCCGGATACGGTGGTTAATGGTCATCCTCTCCAACGTCTTCCCAATACCAGTAATATTGGCTTTAAGTATATTGAAGGGGAAGCCATTCTTCTGTCTCTCGATAAACATGGAATTTGTGCCTCTTCGGGTTCGGCTTGTACTTCTGGATCATTAGAACCTTCTCATGTCTTGCGATCGATGGGATTACCTTATAGTGTCCTGCATGGCTCGATACGGTTTAGTTTATCTCGCTATACCACCCAAGGGGAAATCGATCGAGTTCTTGAGGTCTTACCCACGATTATTGACCGTCTTCGCGCTCTGTCGCCTTTTAGTAGCGATAATGCCCAGTGGCTTTTAGAACAGGAAAAGGCTTTATTAGTTAACAGTTAA
- the nifD gene encoding nitrogenase molybdenum-iron protein alpha chain: MSTVDDRKQLIQDVLDDYPEKLAKKRAKHLNVYEEGKADCGVKSNVKSAPGVMTARGCAYAGSKGVVWGPIKDMIHISHGPIGCGYYSWSGRRNYYIGTTGVDTFGTMNFTSDFQERDIVFGGDKKLLKIMQEIETLFPLNNGVSVQSECPIGLIGDDIEAVARKASKESGKPVVPVRCEGFRGVSQSLGHHIANDAVRDWVFSRTDAPEIETTPYDVAIIGDYNIGGDAWSSRILLEEIGLRVVAQWSGDGTINEMMQTPKVKLNLIHCYRSMNYISRHMEEKYGIPWFEYNFFGPTKIAESLRAIAALFDDTIKENAERVIAKYTKQTEEVLAKYRPRLEGKKVMMMVGGLRPRHVVPAFTDLGMEMIGTGYEFAHGDDYKRTTEYIGDATLVYDDVTAYEFEKFVQELKPDLVASGVKEKYVFQKMGLPFRQMHSWDYSGPYHGYDGFAIFARDMDLALNNPTWGLIKSPWKK; this comes from the coding sequence ATGTCAACGGTAGATGACAGAAAGCAGTTAATTCAAGATGTTCTTGATGATTATCCTGAGAAGCTAGCCAAAAAACGGGCGAAACACCTCAATGTTTATGAAGAAGGCAAAGCAGATTGTGGCGTAAAATCTAACGTTAAGTCTGCGCCTGGAGTAATGACTGCCCGTGGTTGTGCTTATGCAGGATCTAAAGGGGTGGTTTGGGGTCCGATTAAGGATATGATCCATATCTCTCATGGTCCGATTGGTTGTGGATATTATTCTTGGTCTGGTCGTCGTAACTACTACATCGGAACCACTGGGGTTGATACCTTTGGAACGATGAATTTTACCTCCGATTTCCAAGAACGCGACATCGTCTTTGGGGGAGACAAAAAACTCCTGAAGATTATGCAGGAAATCGAGACACTGTTCCCCCTCAACAATGGGGTTTCTGTTCAGTCTGAATGTCCCATCGGATTGATTGGGGATGACATTGAGGCTGTAGCCCGTAAAGCGAGTAAAGAATCGGGTAAGCCGGTTGTTCCCGTCCGTTGTGAAGGATTCAGAGGTGTTTCTCAGTCTTTGGGTCACCACATTGCTAATGATGCGGTTCGGGATTGGGTTTTCAGTCGCACTGATGCCCCTGAAATAGAAACCACTCCTTATGATGTGGCGATTATTGGAGACTACAATATCGGTGGTGATGCTTGGTCTTCTCGCATTCTCTTAGAAGAAATTGGTCTGCGCGTTGTGGCTCAATGGTCTGGGGATGGTACGATCAATGAGATGATGCAAACTCCCAAGGTTAAACTCAATCTGATCCACTGTTACCGCTCGATGAACTACATCAGCCGTCACATGGAGGAAAAATATGGTATTCCTTGGTTTGAGTATAATTTCTTCGGGCCGACTAAGATTGCTGAGTCTTTAAGAGCGATCGCTGCTTTATTCGACGATACGATTAAAGAAAATGCAGAACGAGTGATTGCTAAATATACCAAGCAAACCGAGGAGGTTCTAGCTAAGTATCGTCCTCGCCTGGAAGGTAAGAAAGTGATGATGATGGTGGGCGGTTTACGTCCTCGTCACGTTGTTCCTGCTTTCACCGATTTAGGGATGGAAATGATTGGTACTGGGTATGAGTTCGCTCACGGGGATGATTACAAGCGGACTACTGAGTATATTGGTGATGCGACTCTGGTCTATGATGATGTCACTGCTTATGAGTTTGAGAAGTTCGTCCAAGAACTGAAGCCGGATTTAGTGGCTTCTGGGGTTAAGGAAAAATACGTCTTCCAAAAGATGGGTTTACCTTTCCGTCAGATGCACTCTTGGGATTATTCTGGTCCTTATCATGGTTATGATGGTTTTGCTATCTTTGCTCGTGATATGGATTTGGCTCTCAATAATCCGACTTGGGGCTTGATTAAGTCTCCTTGGAAGAAGTAA
- a CDS encoding CBS domain-containing protein: MLKASDIMTQDVATIKGSATVAEAVKLMKWKNLRALIVDVRSSQDAYGIVTHTDVITKVVAYGKDAEKIRVYEIMTKPCIVVNPDLGVEYVARLFANTGIRIAPVIQGSLLGIISESDILYKGDFLENPKLPLLQREVTRTIEEARSLAASYGPTSKECLEAWAIADELQAEAIYQEGVNPPEKTAFQLFCDEYPEVLQIHHKELMAV; encoded by the coding sequence ATGTTAAAAGCATCTGATATCATGACTCAAGACGTGGCTACTATTAAAGGATCTGCCACCGTAGCGGAAGCAGTCAAGTTAATGAAGTGGAAGAACTTACGAGCGCTAATTGTTGACGTTCGGAGTTCCCAAGATGCTTATGGGATCGTCACTCATACCGATGTGATTACTAAGGTAGTCGCTTATGGTAAGGATGCCGAAAAGATACGGGTTTACGAAATTATGACTAAGCCTTGTATCGTTGTTAATCCCGATTTAGGTGTAGAATATGTGGCCCGGTTATTTGCTAATACGGGTATTCGTATTGCTCCGGTCATTCAAGGTAGTCTATTAGGGATTATTTCGGAAAGTGACATCCTTTACAAAGGCGATTTCTTAGAAAATCCCAAACTCCCTCTATTACAGCGAGAAGTGACTAGAACTATAGAAGAAGCTCGCTCTCTTGCGGCTAGTTATGGCCCAACGTCTAAAGAATGTCTAGAAGCTTGGGCGATCGCTGATGAATTACAGGCAGAAGCGATTTATCAGGAAGGGGTTAATCCTCCAGAAAAAACCGCCTTCCAATTATTCTGTGATGAATATCCCGAAGTTTTACAAATTCATCATAAAGAGTTAATGGCTGTCTAG
- the nifH gene encoding nitrogenase iron protein, translated as MRQIAFYGKGGIGKSTTSQNTLAGMAQNGNRIMIVGCDPKADSTRLILNTKAQVTVLHLAAERGAVEDLELEDVLLQGFADIKCVESGGPEPGVGCAGRGIITAINFLEEEGAYEDLDFVSYDVLGDVVCGGFAMPIREGKAQEIYIVTSGEMMAMYAANNIARGILKYAHTGGVRLGGLICNSRNVNRETDLIEELADRLNTQMIHFVPRSKQVQEAELRRMTVIQYSPDHPQADEYRTLAKKIEENTKLTIPTPIDNDTLEELLINYGLLGSEEEYKKVMEADMATQALTRATSINK; from the coding sequence ATGCGACAAATAGCATTCTACGGTAAAGGCGGTATTGGTAAATCTACCACATCTCAGAACACCCTGGCTGGAATGGCTCAAAACGGCAACCGCATCATGATCGTCGGTTGTGACCCTAAAGCAGACTCCACTCGCTTGATCCTCAACACCAAAGCTCAGGTAACCGTGCTACATTTAGCAGCAGAACGGGGAGCAGTTGAAGATCTAGAACTCGAAGACGTATTACTCCAAGGGTTTGCCGACATTAAATGTGTGGAATCTGGTGGTCCAGAACCTGGGGTAGGATGCGCTGGTCGTGGGATTATTACTGCTATTAACTTCCTAGAAGAAGAAGGAGCTTACGAAGATCTAGATTTCGTATCCTATGACGTATTAGGAGACGTTGTTTGCGGTGGTTTCGCTATGCCTATCCGTGAAGGAAAAGCACAAGAAATCTACATCGTAACCTCTGGGGAAATGATGGCGATGTATGCAGCCAACAATATTGCACGAGGCATTTTAAAATATGCTCACACTGGTGGCGTTCGCTTAGGGGGCTTAATCTGTAACAGCCGTAACGTTAACCGTGAAACAGACCTGATTGAAGAATTAGCTGATCGTTTAAACACCCAAATGATTCACTTCGTTCCTCGCTCCAAGCAGGTACAAGAAGCTGAATTACGTCGGATGACCGTTATTCAATACTCTCCCGATCACCCACAAGCTGATGAATATCGTACATTGGCTAAGAAGATCGAAGAAAACACCAAACTAACTATCCCGACTCCGATTGACAACGATACTCTTGAAGAACTGTTAATCAACTATGGTCTATTAGGTTCTGAGGAAGAGTACAAGAAAGTTATGGAAGCTGACATGGCTACCCAAGCCCTCACAAGAGCTACTAGCATCAATAAGTAA
- the nifT gene encoding putative nitrogen fixation protein NifT has translation MKVILSRRSDGNLSVYVPKKDLEEIVVNNTNGPDGTVLTLANGWELAFSSLADDIQLPQTLEAKKL, from the coding sequence ATGAAAGTTATTCTAAGTCGCAGATCGGATGGGAATTTATCGGTTTATGTTCCCAAAAAAGATTTAGAAGAAATCGTGGTCAACAACACAAACGGCCCCGATGGAACAGTATTGACATTAGCTAATGGTTGGGAATTAGCTTTTTCTAGCCTAGCTGATGACATTCAGTTGCCTCAAACCCTTGAAGCTAAAAAGCTTTAA
- the nifK gene encoding nitrogenase molybdenum-iron protein subunit beta, translated as MSQNIDKIQDHVELFHQPEYQELFENKKANEGMASPEEVAKVAEWTKSWDYREKNFAREALTINPAKACQPLGAILAAVGFEGTLPFVHGSQGCVAYFRTHFTRHFKEPFSGVSSSMTEDAAVFGGLKNMIEGLQNAYSLYQPKMIAVCTTCMAEVIGDDLGSFIGAAKNDGSVPQDFPVPFAHTPSFVGSHITGYDNMLKAVLSNLTEGKKKETTNGKVNFVPGFETYIGNLRELKHLVAAMGVNSTILADNELYLDSPNDGEFKMYQGGTTLEDAADAINAEQTITLQTYPTVKTREYIEKQWGQKTATYRPWGIKATDEFLTALSEITGNPVPAELELERGRAVDAMTDSHAWLHGKTAAIYGDPDLVMGMLQFMLEMGVEPVHVLVNNSNPEFEEEAKALLASSPYGAKATIWGGKDLWHMRSLLFTEPVDFLIGNSYGKYLWRDTKIPLIRIGYPIFDRHHLHRYSTIGYNGAINLLNWIVNALFEEIDRNTNIPSKTDISFDLVR; from the coding sequence ATGTCTCAGAATATTGATAAGATTCAAGACCACGTTGAGTTGTTCCATCAGCCAGAGTATCAGGAACTTTTCGAGAATAAGAAGGCGAATGAAGGGATGGCTTCCCCCGAAGAGGTCGCCAAGGTTGCAGAATGGACTAAGTCTTGGGATTATCGGGAAAAGAATTTCGCCAGAGAAGCTCTCACTATTAACCCTGCTAAGGCTTGTCAACCCCTGGGTGCTATTTTAGCTGCGGTTGGGTTTGAGGGGACTCTTCCTTTTGTTCATGGGTCTCAAGGTTGCGTTGCTTATTTCCGTACTCACTTTACTCGTCATTTCAAAGAACCGTTTAGTGGGGTTTCCTCTTCGATGACGGAAGATGCGGCGGTGTTCGGTGGACTCAAGAATATGATTGAGGGGTTACAAAATGCTTATTCCCTCTATCAACCCAAGATGATTGCTGTTTGTACGACTTGTATGGCGGAGGTTATTGGGGATGATTTAGGTTCTTTTATTGGGGCGGCTAAAAACGACGGGTCTGTTCCCCAAGATTTCCCTGTTCCTTTTGCTCATACTCCTTCTTTTGTCGGTTCTCATATTACGGGTTACGACAATATGTTAAAGGCTGTTTTGAGTAATTTGACGGAAGGGAAGAAGAAGGAAACGACTAACGGCAAGGTTAATTTTGTTCCTGGGTTTGAAACCTATATTGGTAATTTACGGGAGTTAAAGCACTTGGTGGCAGCTATGGGTGTTAATAGCACTATATTGGCTGATAATGAACTCTATTTAGATTCTCCTAATGATGGGGAGTTCAAGATGTACCAAGGGGGTACTACTTTAGAGGATGCGGCGGATGCTATCAATGCTGAACAAACCATAACTCTGCAAACTTACCCTACGGTTAAAACTCGTGAATATATCGAGAAGCAATGGGGACAAAAGACCGCGACCTATCGTCCTTGGGGGATTAAGGCGACTGATGAGTTTTTAACGGCTCTGTCTGAGATTACGGGTAATCCTGTTCCTGCTGAGTTGGAGTTAGAACGGGGTCGGGCTGTGGATGCGATGACGGATAGTCATGCTTGGTTACATGGTAAGACTGCGGCTATCTATGGCGATCCTGATCTCGTGATGGGTATGTTACAGTTTATGTTGGAAATGGGCGTTGAGCCGGTTCATGTGTTAGTGAATAATTCTAATCCTGAATTTGAGGAAGAAGCTAAGGCTTTATTAGCGTCTAGTCCTTATGGAGCCAAAGCAACCATCTGGGGCGGTAAAGACCTGTGGCATATGCGCTCTTTACTGTTTACTGAGCCGGTTGATTTCTTGATTGGGAATTCTTATGGTAAGTATCTGTGGCGTGATACTAAGATTCCTCTCATCCGGATTGGTTATCCTATTTTCGATCGTCATCATTTACACCGCTATTCTACGATTGGGTATAATGGTGCGATTAATCTCCTCAATTGGATTGTTAATGCTCTATTTGAAGAGATCGATCGTAATACCAATATTCCGTCTAAGACTGATATTTCTTTCGATTTAGTACGCTAA
- the nifV gene encoding homocitrate synthase — MRTIQINDTTLRDGEQSAGIAFTAPEKVALAILLDEIGIQELEVGTPAMGGAEAQAITEMTHLGLKSSLLSWNRAVRSDISASIACGIKRVHISIPVSDIQISAKFQGNCRLVLERLRDSINFALDKGLYVSIGGEDSSRADESFLLDVALCAQDWGASRFRFCDTVGILDPATTSEKVSKLVKALSIDVEMHTHNDFGLATANALAGLQAGATSVNTTVNGLGERAGNAALEEVVMALKRLYTIDLKINTRRLRELSQFVVKASGYPVPPWKAIVGKNVFAHESGIHVHGILQNPSTYEPFTPEEVGWERQLVIGKHSGRHTLLSLFQQHGIHLTREETQSILERVRHLSVQVKRGLTVEELLNLVSIKENSSWDCITPAK, encoded by the coding sequence ATGAGAACTATTCAAATTAATGATACTACTTTACGAGATGGGGAGCAATCAGCCGGAATCGCCTTTACAGCCCCTGAAAAAGTGGCTCTCGCCATCTTATTAGATGAGATCGGCATTCAGGAATTGGAAGTCGGAACTCCGGCCATGGGAGGTGCTGAAGCCCAAGCCATCACTGAAATGACTCATTTAGGATTAAAATCTTCTCTTTTAAGCTGGAATCGGGCGGTGCGATCAGATATTTCCGCTTCGATCGCTTGTGGAATTAAACGAGTTCATATCTCTATTCCGGTATCAGACATTCAAATCTCCGCTAAATTTCAAGGCAATTGCCGTTTAGTTTTAGAGCGTCTGCGAGATAGTATTAACTTTGCCTTAGATAAGGGTTTATATGTATCGATTGGGGGGGAAGACTCCTCCAGAGCGGATGAATCGTTTTTGCTTGATGTGGCTCTTTGTGCCCAAGATTGGGGGGCTTCTCGTTTCCGTTTTTGTGATACGGTGGGAATTCTCGATCCAGCAACCACAAGCGAAAAAGTGAGTAAATTGGTGAAAGCGTTATCCATCGACGTGGAAATGCACACCCACAATGATTTTGGGTTAGCCACTGCCAACGCGCTGGCCGGACTTCAAGCCGGGGCGACCTCAGTCAATACAACGGTGAACGGGTTAGGGGAAAGAGCCGGCAATGCTGCCCTAGAAGAGGTCGTTATGGCACTCAAACGGCTTTATACCATCGATTTAAAGATTAATACTCGCCGCTTACGGGAACTGTCCCAATTCGTGGTTAAAGCTTCGGGTTATCCCGTTCCCCCTTGGAAAGCGATCGTCGGCAAAAATGTCTTTGCTCATGAATCCGGGATTCATGTTCATGGGATTTTACAAAATCCCTCTACCTATGAGCCTTTTACCCCTGAAGAAGTGGGATGGGAACGACAATTAGTAATCGGTAAACATTCCGGTCGTCATACCCTATTGTCCCTTTTTCAACAACACGGAATTCACTTAACCCGTGAAGAAACCCAATCGATTTTAGAGCGGGTACGCCATTTGTCGGTACAAGTCAAACGGGGCTTAACCGTAGAAGAATTACTAAATTTAGTGTCTATTAAGGAGAATAGTTCATGGGATTGTATAACCCCGGCGAAATAG
- the nifB gene encoding nitrogenase cofactor biosynthesis protein NifB, producing the protein MLKTTSTSKTNPNKTSSYKADSGCGCGTSTQTIRDEKILERIEKHPCYSEEAHHHYARMHVAVAPACNIQCNYCNRKYDCANESRPGVVSEVLTPEEAAHKVLVIAGKIPQMSVLGIAGPGDPLANPNQTFRTFELVADKAPDIKLCLSTNGLMLSDHIDRIKELNVDHVTITINMIDPEIGTKIYPWVRYNRKRYTGLEGVKILHERQMEGLDALREADILCKVNSVMIPGINDHHLQEVNEVIRSKGAFIHNIMPLISAPEHGTHFGLTGQRGPTPKELKAVQDSCSGNMKMMRHCRQCRADAVGLLGEDRSQEFTKDKFLEMAPEYDLAVRQEVHAGIEKFRAETKTVKAIRKALKSEKESPKILVAVTTKGGGLVNQHFGHAKEFQVYEVDGTEVKFIGHRKIDNYCQSGYGEEATLENIIKSISDCKGILASKIGPCPQEQLRSAGIEPFEAFDTIDAAALDFYQLYLTKHSLVEAES; encoded by the coding sequence ATGTTGAAGACGACAAGCACATCAAAAACGAACCCCAATAAGACAAGCTCTTACAAAGCCGACTCTGGCTGTGGTTGTGGAACTTCCACCCAAACCATAAGAGATGAAAAAATCTTAGAACGTATTGAAAAACATCCTTGTTACAGTGAAGAAGCTCATCATCACTATGCTCGGATGCACGTAGCGGTAGCGCCGGCTTGTAACATTCAGTGCAATTATTGTAATCGCAAATATGATTGTGCCAATGAAAGCCGTCCAGGGGTTGTCAGTGAAGTCTTGACCCCCGAAGAAGCCGCCCATAAAGTTCTAGTCATCGCCGGTAAAATTCCTCAAATGTCTGTTTTAGGCATCGCCGGACCTGGTGATCCCTTAGCCAATCCAAATCAGACGTTTCGGACGTTTGAATTAGTGGCCGATAAAGCGCCTGATATTAAACTGTGTCTGTCAACTAACGGCTTAATGTTAAGCGATCATATCGATCGCATTAAAGAATTAAATGTTGATCACGTCACTATCACTATTAATATGATCGACCCTGAGATAGGCACAAAAATCTATCCTTGGGTACGATATAATCGTAAACGTTATACAGGACTAGAAGGGGTTAAAATCCTTCATGAGCGTCAAATGGAAGGTCTAGACGCTCTCCGGGAAGCAGATATCCTCTGCAAAGTTAACTCGGTGATGATCCCAGGCATTAACGACCATCATCTTCAAGAAGTTAACGAAGTGATTCGCTCTAAAGGCGCATTTATTCACAACATTATGCCCCTCATTTCTGCTCCTGAACATGGGACTCACTTCGGATTAACCGGACAACGGGGGCCAACACCCAAAGAACTCAAAGCGGTTCAAGATAGTTGCTCCGGCAATATGAAAATGATGCGTCATTGTCGTCAGTGTCGCGCCGATGCAGTAGGACTTCTCGGAGAAGACCGTTCTCAAGAATTTACCAAAGATAAATTCTTAGAAATGGCTCCAGAATATGACCTCGCAGTCCGTCAAGAAGTTCATGCCGGGATTGAAAAATTCCGCGCCGAAACCAAAACCGTTAAAGCTATTCGCAAAGCTCTCAAGAGTGAAAAAGAAAGCCCGAAAATTTTAGTAGCAGTCACTACCAAAGGGGGCGGATTAGTCAATCAACATTTTGGCCATGCTAAAGAGTTCCAAGTTTATGAAGTCGATGGGACAGAGGTCAAATTTATCGGCCATCGAAAAATAGATAATTATTGTCAAAGTGGCTACGGCGAAGAAGCAACTTTAGAGAATATCATTAAATCAATCTCTGATTGTAAAGGCATTCTAGCTTCTAAGATCGGTCCTTGTCCACAAGAACAATTACGCTCTGCTGGAATAGAACCTTTTGAAGCCTTTGACACCATTGATGCTGCTGCTCTCGACTTCTATCAACTGTATCTAACTAAACACTCCCTAGTAGAAGCCGAATCTTAA